GCCTGCTGTCGCGAAGCCCTCGCGGCGCCGGCCTCGCAGCCTGCTCGCCTTCCCGTTCTTCACGGACGTGCCCTCGATCAGCGGCGTGGGTATGGCGCCGGCTGCGGCCGGGAACCTGAGCCGGGTGCCTCAGCGGCCTTCTGCGGCCGGCCTTGGCCTCGGGGACGCCGGCGCAGAGGTGGTCCTCCGCCCAGACGGTCAGGGACGCCAGGGGGATGAGGAGGGCCTTGCCGTGGGCGGAGAGCGCGTAGCGGGAACGTGATGGCGTGTCCGGCGCGGCGGTTCGGGTCACGAGGCCGAGGGTGGTCAGTTCGCGCAGGCGCCGGGTGAGCACGCCTTCGCTGAGGCCGGGGAGGCGCTCGCACACCTGGGCGACGTCGGCCGGACCCCTGGCGAGGGCAGTGATGATCAGCCCGGTCCCGCGTCTGCCCAGCAGGGAGGAGGCCCGGGTGAGGGCCACCAGGGGTTCGGGCAGTTTCACAGAGTGGGGCTGGTGCGGTGGCTGAGGGTGCGGCAGCGTCATGGCCGGTTCCTTCCTGGGACGGGCGCGAGGGCCGCGGGGTGCGGCCCTCGCGCCGTAGGTCGTGGTGGCTGTCGGCCGGTTGGCCGTGGCTACGCGGTCGACTTCGCCGTGTCGCGGTGGGTGCCGCTGTTCGGCGTCTCTTCCTGGTCCGTGCCGGGCTTGCCGGGACGGCGCAGCAGGAGGGTGACGACGACGGCGGCCAGGACGGTGGTGGCGGCGCCGCTGAGGAGGGCGAGGTGCATGCCGGAGGCAAAGGCGTCGCGGGCCTCGTCGATGAGTGTGGGGTTGCTTGTGGCGTGGCCGATGTGGTTGGCGGCGGCGAGGGAGGAGCGGGCTGCTTCCGCGATCGGGGCGGGGAGGCCGCCGGTGTCGAGGGAGTCGCGGTACTGGGCGCTCATGAGGCTGCCGAGGACGGCGATGCCCAGGGCTCCGCCGAGTTCACGTGAGAGGTCGTTCACCGCGGAGCCCACGTTCTGCAGGCGGGGCGGCAGGGCGTCGGTGATGGCGGCGGTGGCCGGCGTCGTGGCCAGGCCCATGCCCGCGCCGAGCGGCAGGAGACCGCCGACGACCAGCCAGTACGAGCTGCCGGCGTCGAGCTGGGCCAGCACGGCCAGGCCGGTGGTGACCAGGACGAGGCCGACGGTCCAGGGGGCTCGGATGCCCCGCCGGGCTACCAGGAGCGGACTGAGGCGGGCACTGGGGATCATCGCCGCGGACATCGGCAGCACGCTCACCGCGGCCATCAGGGCGCTGTCGCCGCGCACGAGCTGGAGGTACTGCATGGTGACGAAGATGAACCCGAAGAACGCGAAGAACTGCAGGGTGGTCGAGATCGAGCCGGCCGCGAACAGCTTGTTGCGGAACAGCCGCGGATCGAGCAGGGGGTGCGGGTGCCGCAGCTCCCAGGCGACGAAGGCGACCAGGACGGCGAGCCCGATGGCTATGCCGGACAGGGTGCGGGTGCTGCCCCAGCCGTGCTCGGGCGCCTCGATGACCGAGTAGACCAGCACGCCCAGCCCCGCCACCGTGAGCACGGCACCGGTCACATCGATGCGCTGCCTGCCCGGCTGCGCGGACTCCGGCACGAAGAGGTAGGTGCCGACGAACGCCACCGCGGCCATCACCGCGTTCAGCCAGAACACCGATCGCCACGACCACGCCTCCAGCAGCAGCCCGGAGGCGAGCAGTCCCAGCGCGGCGCTGGCGCCCGCGACCCCCGCCCAGATGCTGATGGCACGCGCCTGCTGGGCTCGGGGAAACGTGCTGGTGATCGTGGACAGCGTCGCGGGCATGACGAACGCGGCCGCCACACCCAGCACCGCACGCAGGGCGATCAGGACGCCCGGCTCGGTCGTGAAGGTCGCGGCGAGCGACACTCCGCCGAACACCGCGACACCGCCGAGCAGTGCCTTGCGGCGGCCGAAGCGGTCGCCGAGGGTCGCGGCGAACAGCAGGAACGAGGCGAAGATCAGACTGTAGGAGTCGATGATCCACGACAGCTGGGTCTGGTTGGCGTGCGTCTCGCGGGCGACGTCGGGCAACGCCACACTCAGCGAAGCCATCGCCGACACGACGGTCGCCAGGGCGAGACAGGTCACGGCGAGAACGGCACCGGGGCGCAATGTGCGCACCGGCCCGCCTGTCTGGTCCGAAATGATGGCGCCGGTCATGGTGAGCCTCCTTTGGGTGAAACCTGGGTGGAACCTGGTGAGCGGGCGGTGCGCTTGGACCGCCTCGGCAGGGGTCAGCTGGTCACGACGTCGTCGAGGCTGCGGCGCGGGCTCAGGCCCGGCGTGCGCTCGGGGTGACCGATGCGGAAGGACAGCAGGCCGCCCGAGGCGGGGCGGCCGAGCAGGGCGGCCCAGCGCGCGGAGAAGACGTCGGTGCCGCCGGTCGTGTGGTCGCGGTCGATGCGTTCGGTGATCTGGTTCATGTGGTGCAGGCCCAGGCCGAGTGCGGTCGCGGTGAGGTGCATCCGGGCCAGCAGCCGTCCGCCGTCGACCTGGGCGCTCCGGTCGGTGACGTCGTCGACGACGATGACGCCGTAGGCGGCGGCGGTCGCGGTGTGCACCTCGCGGGTGGCCTTGACCCAGTAGGCGTCGCCGTCCTGGCGGGACTGTGCGGGCAGGAGTTTCGCGGCGAACAGGGCCAGGTCGCTGAGGCCCTGAGCGTCGAGGGTGAGTCCGTCGCGGTGCTTGTCGATGCTGCTGCGCGCGCTGCGGAACCAACCGAAGGCCTCCGTCGACTGCGCGGTGTCCGCGGTGATCGCCTCGGTGGCCTCGACGTAGAGCCGTCCCAGCTGCTCACGCGCCGCCTCGTCGGTGATCCACAGCACGCCCGCTCCCTGGATGCGGGAACTCTGCTCGGTGAAACCGTCCAGATCGACGGGCTCCGACGTGTAGGGGCCGCGGTTGGTGTGCCGGTGCGGGATCGCGGCGGCGAGGTCACGGTCCTGTCCGGTGCGGTCCTTCCTGAGCGCGATGCGCGCGACGTGGTCCGAGGCCGGGCCGTGCGGGAAGAGGGTGACCTGCGACGTAGAGCCGGCCGATGCGGCGGCGATCACCATGTTCTCGACGGCGCAGCCGAGGCCGGCGAAGTGTTCGCGGCCACTCGCGTCGTTGATCGGCATCCGCCGGCTGGGGTCGGAGTGGACGTCGATGACATCGCCGTCGACGATCATTCGCCAGGGCTGCGTGTTGTGCGGGTTGCAGGCGAGCACGCCGGCGGCGACCACCCGCTCGATGCCGGTCATCGAGTGCCAGTCGTGCCAGAGGTCGTACGGATCGCCGGATCCGGCG
The window above is part of the Streptomyces sp. NBC_00425 genome. Proteins encoded here:
- a CDS encoding Acg family FMN-binding oxidoreductase is translated as MATNTVTDEYPEIALTRRDGLKLAGLGIASVAALGVGVGGVRAVTNGAFSAGSGDPYDLWHDWHSMTGIERVVAAGVLACNPHNTQPWRMIVDGDVIDVHSDPSRRMPINDASGREHFAGLGCAVENMVIAAASAGSTSQVTLFPHGPASDHVARIALRKDRTGQDRDLAAAIPHRHTNRGPYTSEPVDLDGFTEQSSRIQGAGVLWITDEAAREQLGRLYVEATEAITADTAQSTEAFGWFRSARSSIDKHRDGLTLDAQGLSDLALFAAKLLPAQSRQDGDAYWVKATREVHTATAAAYGVIVVDDVTDRSAQVDGGRLLARMHLTATALGLGLHHMNQITERIDRDHTTGGTDVFSARWAALLGRPASGGLLSFRIGHPERTPGLSPRRSLDDVVTS
- a CDS encoding winged helix-turn-helix transcriptional regulator, coding for MTLPHPQPPHQPHSVKLPEPLVALTRASSLLGRRGTGLIITALARGPADVAQVCERLPGLSEGVLTRRLRELTTLGLVTRTAAPDTPSRSRYALSAHGKALLIPLASLTVWAEDHLCAGVPEAKAGRRRPLRHPAQVPGRSRRHTHAADRGHVREEREGEQAARPAPRGLRDSRRARASLRAARLGNR
- a CDS encoding MFS transporter; this encodes MTGAIISDQTGGPVRTLRPGAVLAVTCLALATVVSAMASLSVALPDVARETHANQTQLSWIIDSYSLIFASFLLFAATLGDRFGRRKALLGGVAVFGGVSLAATFTTEPGVLIALRAVLGVAAAFVMPATLSTITSTFPRAQQARAISIWAGVAGASAALGLLASGLLLEAWSWRSVFWLNAVMAAVAFVGTYLFVPESAQPGRQRIDVTGAVLTVAGLGVLVYSVIEAPEHGWGSTRTLSGIAIGLAVLVAFVAWELRHPHPLLDPRLFRNKLFAAGSISTTLQFFAFFGFIFVTMQYLQLVRGDSALMAAVSVLPMSAAMIPSARLSPLLVARRGIRAPWTVGLVLVTTGLAVLAQLDAGSSYWLVVGGLLPLGAGMGLATTPATAAITDALPPRLQNVGSAVNDLSRELGGALGIAVLGSLMSAQYRDSLDTGGLPAPIAEAARSSLAAANHIGHATSNPTLIDEARDAFASGMHLALLSGAATTVLAAVVVTLLLRRPGKPGTDQEETPNSGTHRDTAKSTA